The nucleotide window tgctctCAGCCCCACCAAGTGAAAAGCAGTTGTTTAATCCCATTCTTACCAAGGCTCAAATCCATGCACAGAACTGGGCACAGAAAGAACCTGCCCACCTCTTTGCCTGCTGCTTGTCTCCAAGCAACCAAGGAAGCCAACACAAATGATCACAAATGGACCACAGAATTTTAAGCGTGATGGATGTTCTAAGCTTCACCTTTGCTAGAAGGAAATGTTACTGAGTCAAGTCAGAACCAAACCTCaacaagagaaacagcagctccCCTCACAGCCAGCACTCACCAGCCCTCTAACTCTGGGCCCCTGCTTGGATCAATTTGTGTCCAACAAGGTGGAGCTGAGCAAGGTTGAGCTTTTACGAGCAGTTTTACAGTCAGGGCTCTGAGCAGAGCTCCACCTCAGTGCTGGGATTTATCACTCAGATTACATCAGCTTTCAGGGAGCACAAGATGTTTTCCAGCAGAACAGTCTTTATCCTGAGCATTAAGGCAATTAATAAACGAGTTTCAGAGTGGGGCAGCTCAGGAAGCTGGTCCTCACAGAGCTCCCCAGGCAAATTTCTGAAGTCATACAAGTGGAAAGATTTAATAATCCAACACTGAGTTTCTGTAAACTTCAAACCCTTGCACACACCTGCTATTGTCCCATCTGTTGACACAACAAACACATCCGTATTATGAACTACAGATACTGACCTGCCAGTGACTCACTTCATCCTTACCTTCCCACCTGCAGACTCATTTCATTTGAATTATACAATCCAATTAtacttgaattattttatttttgttggatTGTTAGTTATTCCAGCAAGTCACTTGTTGAAACCCCTGTACCTGTAGTTTCGGGAAGGGAGCCTTGATTAACAAGCAAACATACAGCATGAGCAGATTCAGAATACAAAGTGCAAGTAAGATTCTCACACCAGAGGTTCTCCCACGTTGCACAAGGCACCCTAACACAGCTCccttctgagctgcagcagcacaactaCAAATGAAAGGGTTGAAAAAGAGAGGTTAACCAGGAAGATTTAGTGATGAAGAGATCAGAGAAGTTTGGGTTTGGATGATGGGGTCTCAGTTACAGAAGATCAGGAGAGGAATTCAGTGATGTAATTCAACAGTTCAGCAGGAGACAGCTGCACAGTACAGACACAAATGCTCCAGGCACTCATCCCAGGGAGTCATTTTGTACTACAAAGTACCTTTGCAACAGCATTTAGGAGCAGCAAGAAACAGCTCATGAGCAGACAAGGCTGGTGACCACCCGAGTGGTGTTTGAATGCAATGTCAGTATTTGAATCAATGGCTGAGTaggaaggaattaaaatattaaactgagCATGGTTTAGAAGTTACAGTCTTCTTAAAAGAGCATATTTAATTGCTCTTTTTAAACCTAAACCATTAATTatggatgttaaaaaaaagaaaaagagggagcaAGTAACAATACAAActccaaaggagaaaaaaaaaaggtgggggaaGAGCTGCCAGGCTTGGGAAGGTCTGGCCTTCCTTCCTGGCCTGtccaaaaccaacagcaaagtCCTTTATCAAGGACTGCAGCTCTAGAGGCAGGAGATGAAAAATAGGTCTGAGGCAAGATAAGCAGTCAGTGACTCAGGTACGGAATATATTTAAAGAACTTCTGTTAGTCCTAAGATGAAAAGGCACAGAGAGGTCACAAAACCCAGATGAAATTTAGATTCAGATTATAAAGACCAAGGCATTAACTCCTTGTGAAGGCTGCACACGTACAGTCTTGGAAGATTCCATTTCAGGATCATTTGTGCTGCCAAGGAACACCAcaggaaaaaatcaaaatgcaggAGGCAGAGATTAGCACAATACCTTGTTATGTTCTGCAGTTTCACAAGCACCAGATTCACTCAGatgtacttttaaaaaggtGTTTGTCCAGAAAGTTCTTGGAATTTATTATACACATTTAATAACAGATGATACTCAACATTCAGGTGTTGTTGAACTAAGTTTACAAGCACTTTAGCATACAATGTATACTTATGCTAAGAAACAAAAGATTCAGCATATAAGGAAGTGCAGAAAGAAGCTACTTGAAAGATATCCCCTTCCATCCAGTATCTACAGAATACctgctttcttttaaagccCTACACGATGTCAAGTAAAAGGACTAATCAAATATCTACACTTCGTTGTGCACATCACATCTACTCCAGATGCAGGACAAAAAGTTTCAAAAAGCATGTTCCATTCCTCCTTCCAGAGGCACCTCAGACTTCAGAATTGGTTTGATTTCAGAAACagcttgaatttttaaataaattcaacAGTAGCAATCCAGCAAGTTGGAAATGTGACTATGAAAAAGGCAGCAAGCCACCAGGATTCCTCAGATGAGCACTCAAAACCAGTGTTGACGTGACTAAAGCTTGTAACTAAGTTAACACAAACCtatcattaatttttttgcaggACCTTGAAACCTTTTCCTTCCTATGATAAGCAATCTTCACCAGCAAatattgtatttgtttgttttaagcttATCTGTCCTAACAAAGTGCTGACCAGGTAGACTATTTCACTCTTGCTTTGCAAGAACACCAATCCAGACACAACAGGAGCATCAAGGGGCTGTTTCTCCTCCCCCCAAgacagttaaaaacaaaagcccCAGTTTTTCAGAAACCAGCATTGGATCAAACACTTTTTGCCTATCTGTGTATTCATTAACCCTGTACAAAAAGAAAGCTGATTAGCAAATGTAAATGTTCATATAAAAATAGCCAACATCTGTTTAaatttagaaatttattttgtttaatccACAAGCTTTATATAgctttagttaaaaaaaaacacaacaaaaacaaacaaaaacaaaaaaccagtgAAAACATGACAATATCCAAAGTTCAGGTTCCTCAAACTTTCAAAGACCACAGCTCTGAAAGTTGCTTCTACCATTCAGAAGAACCGTAACGAGACAAGATTTATGGATGGGGCAACAACATCTCACAAACAAAATTGATGGAACTGaaggaattttttgttttgttttgtttttctgggacTGCTGATCATGGAAACtgccctttaaaaaaagaacataaaaatacaaatgaaattcCAGTGTTCCAAATCAACATGTTACATCAATATAAACCCACAGTGTCCTGGTAAACAACATGCTTTCATTTATGTACCATTCTAAATTGCTGTTTTTGATTTGCTTTAATGGAGACTATACAGGCAACAGtagaaagcattaaaatatatgtaCTCCCTTGGTAATTCTGCAGTGGTTTTATTCCTGGGCAAGCTTACAAACCACAAAGGTTAGTAGCATAATGTAAGTGGGTAGAACAGAAATCAAATGAGACCCTTGCTAATTATGCTAAAGGTTTTGTTGAATTTCAAAGGAACTTGGGAATTGACCGTCATGATTAAaacctttcaaaacaaattccTACTGCTTCTAAAAAGTCTCACTCTAAATGAAATTATGTTGACTTGTCAATGAAAGAATGTCACTAGTACACTGTGGACACCTTTTGTAATGTAAATCCATGCCCTTTGTACATGGTGAACCTCAACCTAGCAATTATTACAACAAATGTTATATTCTAAAGCTCAAACACATTTAGCAATTTGAAATTGAACTCTGAgtacaaaccaaataaaatgtaCATTATATCAAAGGATCCGGCCTAGGATGGGGGTGACACTTGGGCCTTCCTCATTGACCTCAGTGCCTTCTCTCGCAGGTGTTTTTCTAGATCATCAAGGTTGTCTTCTGGTTCACTTTCTGTCTCCTTTAAACAAAGACAGAGCATTTCTTCACACACTGCACACtaagccaggctgcagccctcCCCACATTGCAAAGCATCAAGACatgaataatttctgaaataagatTGATGTTTAAACCACCAGGAGTTCTGTGTGCATTCATCTCCATCTGTTTTCTTACACTGgcacaaaaaataaacctaagTATTAAATTCCTACCTTTTTGGGTTCTGTCTCTGCTTCCTgttcttcctgtgctgaggtGGTATCTGGTGCAGCCAcagcaacagctgctgcagctgctgctgccttctccttcttatgttttttgtgcttcttgtgctttttatcctttttatgCTTCttatccttctttttcttcttcttctttccacCCCCTTCTTGATCTGAATTCTGTAACCAACAACACAACAGATATTACAACTCACTCCTAAGGCTTCAAGATGTTGGTAAAACAAACCCAGAACCATCCTGGGAAATCTGAATGGACTGAGGAACACCTGAGCCTCAGTGAACTCCACACTGTGTTTAGAACTGGGGGAAAAGTCCCATTCCCAACCAAATGACAGAAGCAACCCTAGGAGACAGATACTGCAATGTagagctgtgctgtgtctgTTTAAAACAGAATGTAACACCCTGcaagctccagctgctggtcAGAGCAATGACAGGCAAAGCTCTTCATCTAAATCAACACTGCAGGTGGAGTCTGACTCCCTGAAACCCTCCTCTGGCAAAGGATGGAAGTGTCCCCAGGAAACACCTTGGGAGAACTGATAAGGATGCCAAACAATGTTGTCCTCCTATTACGAAGAGCCTGAGTTTTGCACATCAGACTCATGAAGTAGGAAAGTCTTTTCTTGCAGAAGTCAGAATTTATATCTAAAACTACCTTTTTTCAGACTCAAAGATGATAAAGTTTGAAAAATTTGTTACAAATTGTTCAACAGGAACTTTTAACTATAAAATAGTAATTCTAagaatttttccttcctcctccccccgaTGTGAATAACCTCAGAGCAACAAAGTCTTCATGAAAACAACCCGCCGCAAAACCCAAACTAGTATTGCTTTTATTAGCAAACAAATACCCTTGCAGGTGATGGGCTCTGAGTTGGGCTTTTAGCCTTTTTTGCAGGTGACCAGTTAGCAGAGGGGGAACAAGAGCGAGGAGGAGAGGCAGGTCCTTGATGTTTTTTGGCTGCTGGCTCAGGGGACCCCGATGCGGAGCGGGATGAAGACACTCGTCTCGCAGATCTGGGACTTGGTGTGGAAGCCCTTAAAACCAGAAGAGCCACAATTAGAGACACAAGAGACAAGACAAGGAAAATCAACAGAAAAGTCAGGTAAGCAAAAGCTAGCACCAAACTCCTAAAGTTCTTTTCACCTGCTAAGCCCCCAGTGCTTTGTTGAGCTATTAGAAGACCACTCAAACCCTATGCAAAAGCCTGTTTAATGCTTCTTCCCATGTTACACTATATTGCAACAGATGCTTCCAATCTAAGAAACTTCCAAAAATCAATGTGGAAGCTGAACAGAGCCACCAGCACTTCAGAAATCTCAAGGAACTGCTGTTGCTCAGTCTGGataaaaggaggctgaggagagaccttactgctctcaacaactacctgaaaggaggctgtagtgagggGGGGagtcggtctcttctcccaagtaacacatgacagagcaagaagaaatggcctcaagttgtgccaggtgatgtttagattggatatgaggaacaatttattcaccaaaagggttgtcaagcactaggacaggctgcccagggaagtggttgaggcacaatccctggaagtgtttaaaagccctgtagatgtggtgctgagggacctgctctagtggtggccttggcagtgctgggttaatggctggacttggtgatcttaaaggtcttttccaaccaaaattattctatcaTTCCATAACATAAGAACCTTTTAAATCCAATCCCCTAACCATTCCCACtgcattaaacaaaacaaaccccaccccaaaaccaccaccaaagatggatttttttactttgtcttCTTAGGTTCTGGCGTTCTTGACACCCTCCTGATGGGTCTAGTGCTTGGAGATGGTGACTGTCTTCTCTGGGGTGAAGCTGAAGCTCCCCTTCGTGGTGGTGGTGGGCTTGCAGAGGTATGAGAAGCTCTAGGCCGTGGTGAAGGTGAATGCCTTTTGTTTTGCGGTGGAGAACGCGTTTCCCGATTGGACCTACTAGGCGGAGATCCCTTCCTGTGCTTGGAAGATATCGAAGGTGAACGCCTTTTAGCAGCTGGGGAGCTCCTTTGTTTTGGGGGTGGTGAATGGGAGACTCTGCGTTTGGACTGTGGAGAAGGTGATGCCCTTCGttttgggggaggaggaggagaagctgttCTTCTTTTAGGTGGTGGAGAAGGAGAATATCGTCTCTGAATCGGTGGAGAGTATCTCCGCGGAGAGGGCGAGCGTCTGCGTGGGGGTGGTGATGGAGAccttcagagaaaacagaaggtcAGGAGCCACATCAGCATGTGAATTACTTACAAGTGTCTTGCAATTCACCCAAAGAAAGGAACAAATTTCTCTAAAAATTCTTCAAAACTTCACTTAACACCAAGCTTTGTCAAGAAGCAGCCTCCTGATATCGGAggggggcctacaagaaagctggagagggacttcttacaaggcAATGTAGCAAGGTTGggcattaggaggaaattcttgagtgtgagggtggtgagaccctggcccaggttgcccagggaagctgtggctgccccatccctggcagtgttgaagggcaggctggatggggcttggagcaacctgggctggtgggaggtgtccctgcccatgcagggggcttggatctagatgatcttgaaggtccttccaacccaaaccagtcagtGATCCTATGAAAATCAGCTTAATGTGTGTTATTAAGTATTTGATATGGCAACCAAAGAatacagaatcagagaatatgctgagttggaagggacccatcaggatcattgagcCCAACTCCTGTCCCCGTGTAGATCCCACCAAGTCTACATTCCCCTCAGTAACTGTGAATCAAGGAACTGGTTTCCCCATCGTGGCATTTCTTCTTACACACCACAGCTGGAAATCAACAGCCCAAGAAGCAGCCATTCCATGACAAAAGCACATGGAATTTGTTCCCTACCTTCGACGGGGCAAGGAAGGGGAGCGCCGCCGCCTGGGAGGAGGGGCGGGCGAGGGGGAGCGCCGCcgccgggctggggggggcgaggggcttctcctcctcctgctgaagagagaaaaagggattTCTGAGAAAAGCTACAATTGAGCCACGACATtcttattttgttcttctgcttTAAATCATCatgcattttgaaacaaaattctatgaggaaactgaaaaaaaataagacaggCTTTCGAAAGAGGGTGAGAAACATTTCACTGGAATTTTCAGAGCCCACTGGAGCAGCCATGAGACAATTCCACATTTTGCTTAATCTGGTCTATTTGTATCTTGTATTCAAAGAGGAAGCCCAaatctttcccatttttttctcctgaaagctCATTTCTGCCATTTCCCTTGCATGGAATCTAGTGATCATCTAATGAGTCAAGACCAACTTGCTGATCCACCAGGAGGCTCATCCAACCAAAAACTACCTCTTTGCcatcctgcagagccaggattGTTAGATCCAACACAAAGGAGGAACTGGAAatgcccagctgtgccaggcagaCCAAAGCTCAGTAGCAGTCTGAGTTGGACCACATTAAACAGGGTGAAAACTACTCCTGGAAACAGCTTTTATCTATGGATCTGAAACCCAAAATTACTGGTTTCTTGACATGCAGATAAAAATCAGAGCTGCTGCTAAACTATCTAATTATTCACAAAATGAGCcattttctgctctgcaagGTTTACTACAGACTTTTGGGAGGGGAAATTTTAAGTACAGGCTTTCCTAGAGTGTTAAAGGAGAGGAATATGGGCACTTTGTAAAGtaaaacattcctttttttttaataaaaaaaagcaattcagATAAAGTGACTgggtaaaggaaaaaatgagagtaattaaaaagcaaagctcatCTACTTAAACTGAGATTTGATTTCAAATATGCTGGCTTGTCATTCTGCAAGGCAATGAGTTTCAATTTTTACCAAGAGCTTGCTCCAAAAGACAATGTTCTTTTATGATCCAAAAAAATACCAACCTCCCAATGTTGTGGCTGTCCTAATTAAAAGTGTATTTACACAACAGGCAAATTTAGTATGTTACAAAACAGATTAAGATATTTGAATTCTAACCTGTTTTACACAGAATCGTTTGACAAGATCCATAATTAGAATGATCTAAACTTGCAGTAGTCATACCTAATCTCATCCATCATTAAGTGTGCTGCAACTATCTTCTACTTAGGTCTTAATTACTGATTGCTCACAAGGGTCATTATATCAGATTAATAAACTAAATAAGCACAGTACTGTGCACCTTCCTATATTCTGAGATCAAGAGAGCAAACAATTTCCCAAAGAAGTGTTAATACTGCCTACATAAGAAAACAAAGTAGGTGTTTGCTATTAGTCTACTACCTGGAGTTCCAAATATCTAATGAATGAGACTTTTGAAAATTCTAATTATCTGTGACCCAGATCTCCATCCCTTGTTGCAAGTCTGTGGAAGGGTTTTAGCCAGAATATCAATGGCAGCAAGAACACACAAAGTCACACTCACAAATCATTCAAATCTCTGTGTGTGGAGTAAGAAAAGCTCTGAAGTGCACAAGCGTTCAGCTGTTTTCAGGCATTAGTGAGAATCTAATAACGAGTTATTAGCTGTCAGATGCTTATGTCAATTAACACACAGTGAACAATGAAGGTGAGAAGAGGtgtgttcctcttttttttttttttggcagtgaaACGGTCCCAGATCCAACACATTAAGGAATGCATTAGTCTGAATTTCCTTCACCTTACTACTTCAAGCGTGCAAGTCCAAAGGATGGCAAGTACTTATCCATGACAGAATAAATGAGAGCCTGACTAAATGATTTTCTATGTGTAAATCCTTTTTAACAGATCAATTTCTAACCAACCTTTTCATCACTGGCGATTGCCACCTCTTTTCCATCTGCATCCTGATAGCAGTggagggaaagcaaaacaagacaaatcTATCTGCCATGTATTTGAGGCaaaaaaaacatcttcaaaTCAGAAGTTCAGGGTAATTCTTAACAAATGAGCATAACAAGAATGCAATCTTGAAACGAGACTGGGCAAACTGGACACGACTTCATTCTGTTGTGGATTTGCTGACAATTGCAGGGCAGATAAACGTTAATTAAAGAGTTAAGAAAAGAGTTGCCAGGTTCAACTTCAGAAGGAATTACCGAGGGGAGGACTCCTTCTGTCGTTTCCGCGGAGACGGCGAAGGGCTGCGGGAATGCGAACGGTGCCGGCGCCTGCCGACCTCCCCGTTCTTCACGTTGGATCTTTTGGGTCTTTCCTCTTCTGATGAAGATGAAGAACCAGAATCTATAAACGTAGAAGAATCACTCTCTGGAAAATGATTCTCACAACAGTATTAAGTTACTGATAGGGCTAATGCTGCAGTTTAAACTACTAAGCTCCTCTCCCACAATGTAAGCAGCCTCTACTTAAAGGCCGTTCAACTAAACATGAGGGTTGGAGTAAAGTATTAAATAACTCCATCACAGGTGGGTAAAAATAGTTACAGCAGCATAACTGTCCACAATTTCACCAGCCAGGTAATTAAAAAAGGTGAGCTGCAATTACTTACAGATACATTAAATGGACAAAAACCTACACCAGACCAAGGTTAATGTACCAATCTCTCAAGCATGCAAGAGTCCAATATATTAGGAAATAACCCATTGCAGCAACAGATCAACTAATCCATAGCAAGCAATATTTATCTGTAATGGTAAGAGTTTAAAAGTGCAAATTTTAAAGATATAAACCAATTAAGAGATATGTAACAACCTCGAAAAATTATACTTCAATCTTCATGAGTAATAATTAAAGTGACTTCATTATAGGTGGCAAATCTACAATTAAGTTTACAACAGCACAGACCAAATCATTTTCATCAGTATTTAAATTTAACATTAATTACTCCCTGTGAAAATAAACTGCAACCCAGCTTTAGGAAATCCATGCCAACCATACCAGATGAAGACTGTTGGTTTTGCCTCCTGTACTGACGTCTCTGTTGAACTGAATCTGCTGCAGCCATTTTGCCTCCTTTATCTTCTTCTGAAAAGGTACAAACATGGACAGAATATTTAAGCTGAGGATACAAATTTGCCTTATTCAGGCAGAAGCAAAGTCATATTACAGTACACCAGCAAAcatgtttgttgttggtttcttttaaatcttAAGATAAGACTGAGGCTGGAAGATCCTTTGGCTGAGcttttttccaagaaaacttGGATAGAAATGTTTGAGGCAGTGTGAGTGATCATCTTGTTCCTGAAAACTCTTGCTTTCAGTGCCAGCCTATGAAAGAGGGATTAGCACTTTAACAagtgcattttgttgttgtgcATCTTTGAttaaaaacccacccaaaaccaGTGTTGAAAAGTGAGTCTCACCTGATTCAGACAGTTCTGCTTTCCTTGGTTTCGGTGCTGGCGAAGGAGATTCTCTTTTTTCAGTACTCTTATGTTTGGTTGCTAAAAGACAAAGTCAAATAACTCAGTTGCAATTTGTTACATTCCTGCATGCTTTTCTGCTCATACAAACTGCACACACCACCTTGGAGGAAccaaaagcacaaaataataAAGCTGCTGAAAGACAATTTTTTCATTCCGATTACCTGATGCTCTGCCAGGTGAAACAGAGCCACGGCTTTTTCTTGCCCGATTGGACTGCTGGGGTGTTGGAGACCTACGTGGTTTTGGAGGTGGACTTGCTGGTGGGGATGGTCTATGCCTCCTCCTTGGGGGGCTGGCAGACGGAGAGAGCCTACGAGTTTTCCGAGGAGGGCTGGATACAGTTCTTTTGGGTGGTTTCTTTGGCGGCGATCGGGAacgtgaggaggaggaggaagagctaCTGCCAGAGAGGGATGCTGATGACCTTCTTCTCCTGTAAATCAAATATTAGAATTAGAACCTGACTTAAGAAGTGTTTGAGCATGAACACAGAACTGCATTTGTTTGCAAGCACATATATATAGCCACATACAACAGCACTTCCAAAACATGGTGGACAGCCTTCCACACTTGGTTTGAAGGAGAATACCAACCAATCtttcacagttatttttaaactacaCAGTGAGCAAAAAATTGTTAGTGTCACCTTTGCTTGCCTTCTGTCAATCTAGGGGCTATAACTGAGCTTTTCTCCTGGCAGAATTAGTTTTGTTTGGGCTTTCTAACTTTTGGCTGGTTAAGAGAGCTCTCTGTGTTAGCACATCTGATTTACTGATCTTCAGAACTGACTGTTTTAGGAGTTCAGTGTGCAAGCACactaaaaagctttttataCCAGGAGGTAAAAATTTCAGACAACTTAGTAAGTCAGAACCAATCTATCCATTCTTATGTTTTAGTCTTTCATCTTTActctgcaattttaaaaaggtaGGGCCTCTAGAATTCTGCGGCAAAATTTGTGGCAAGTTCTGTTGCAATTGTGTACCTGCAGAATCCACCTTTGGCTGCAGAATTCCTGAGAacctggaaaaaagaaaccctACCTTGAGTGAGATAAACATTTGCTGAAAGGGAGCTCTTGTACATCTTGCAACACACATATTTGATACTTTTCACAGTTTTCCCAGTAACTGTGTGAAATCAACATCTTGacaaac belongs to Apus apus isolate bApuApu2 chromosome 21, bApuApu2.pri.cur, whole genome shotgun sequence and includes:
- the SRRM1 gene encoding serine/arginine repetitive matrix protein 1 isoform X4, which encodes MDAGFFRGTSAEQDNRFSNKQKKLLKQLKFAECLEKKVDMSKVNLEVIKPWITKRVTEILGFEDDVVIEFIFNQLEVKNPDSKMMQINLTGFLNGKNAREFMGELWPLLLSAQENIAGIPTAFLELKKEEIKQRQIEQEKLASMKKQDEDKEKRDKEDKDNREKRDRSRSPRRRKSRSPSPRRRSSPVRRERKRSHSRSPHHRTKSRSVTPAPEKKEATPEPEPSVKPKETVVQEATSNSDIPKAPKPEPPVPETKEASPERNSKKEREKEKEKTRQRSPSRSKSRSRSRSRSPSHSRPRRRHRSWSRRRPSPRRRPSPRRRSPPRRMPPPPRHRRSRSPVRRRRRSSASLSGSSSSSSSSRSRSPPKKPPKRTVSSPPRKTRRLSPSASPPRRRHRPSPPASPPPKPRRSPTPQQSNRARKSRGSVSPGRASATKHKSTEKRESPSPAPKPRKAELSESEEDKGGKMAAADSVQQRRQYRRQNQQSSSEEERPKRSNVKNGEVGRRRHRSHSRSPSPSPRKRQKESSPRMQMEKRWQSPVMKSRRRRSPSPPPARRRRSPSPAPPPRRRRSPSLPRRRSPSPPPRRRSPSPRRYSPPIQRRYSPSPPPKRRTASPPPPPKRRASPSPQSKRRVSHSPPPKQRSSPAAKRRSPSISSKHRKGSPPSRSNRETRSPPQNKRHSPSPRPRASHTSASPPPPRRGASASPQRRQSPSPSTRPIRRVSRTPEPKKTKASTPSPRSARRVSSSRSASGSPEPAAKKHQGPASPPRSCSPSANWSPAKKAKSPTQSPSPARNSDQEGGGKKKKKKKDKKHKKDKKHKKHKKHKKEKAAAAAAAVAVAAPDTTSAQEEQEAETEPKKETESEPEDNLDDLEKHLREKALRSMRKAQVSPPS
- the SRRM1 gene encoding serine/arginine repetitive matrix protein 1 isoform X3; this translates as MDAGFFRGTSAEQDNRFSNKQKKLLKQLKFAECLEKKVDMSKVNLEVIKPWITKRVTEILGFEDDVVIEFIFNQLEVKNPDSKMMQINLTGFLNGKNAREFMGELWPLLLSAQENIAGIPTAFLELKKEEIKQRQIEQEKLASMKKQDEDKEKRDKEDKDNREKRDRSRSPRRRKSRSPSPRRRSSPVRRERKRSHSRSPHHRTKSRSVTPAPEKKEATPEPEPSVKPKETVVQEATSNSDIPKAPKPEPPVPETKEASPERNSKKEREKEKEKTRQRSPSRSKSRSRSRSRSPSHSRPRRRHRSWSRRPSPRRRPSPRRRSPPRRMPPPPRHRRSRSPVRRRRRSSASLSGSSSSSSSSRSRSPPKKPPKRTVSSPPRKTRRLSPSASPPRRRHRPSPPASPPPKPRRSPTPQQSNRARKSRGSVSPGRASATKHKSTEKRESPSPAPKPRKAELSESEEDKGGKMAAADSVQQRRQYRRQNQQSSSDSGSSSSSEEERPKRSNVKNGEVGRRRHRSHSRSPSPSPRKRQKESSPRMQMEKRWQSPVMKSRRRRSPSPPPARRRRSPSPAPPPRRRRSPSLPRRRSPSPPPRRRSPSPRRYSPPIQRRYSPSPPPKRRTASPPPPPKRRASPSPQSKRRVSHSPPPKQRSSPAAKRRSPSISSKHRKGSPPSRSNRETRSPPQNKRHSPSPRPRASHTSASPPPPRRGASASPQRRQSPSPSTRPIRRVSRTPEPKKTKASTPSPRSARRVSSSRSASGSPEPAAKKHQGPASPPRSCSPSANWSPAKKAKSPTQSPSPARNSDQEGGGKKKKKKKDKKHKKDKKHKKHKKHKKEKAAAAAAAVAVAAPDTTSAQEEQEAETEPKKETESEPEDNLDDLEKHLREKALRSMRKAQVSPPS
- the SRRM1 gene encoding serine/arginine repetitive matrix protein 1 isoform X2, with translation MDAGFFRGTSAEQDNRFSNKQKKLLKQLKFAECLEKKVDMSKVNLEVIKPWITKRVTEILGFEDDVVIEFIFNQLEVKNPDSKMMQINLTGFLNGKNAREFMGELWPLLLSAQENIAGIPTAFLELKKEEIKQRQIEQEKLASMKKQDEDKEKRDKEDKDNREKRDRSRSPRRRKSRSPSPRRRSSPVRRERKRSHSRSPHHRTKSRSVTPAPEKKEATPEPEPSVKPKETVVQEATSNSDIPKAPKPEPPVPETKEASPERNSKKEREKEKEKTRQRSPSRSKSRSRSRSRSPSHSRPRRRHRSWSRRRPSPRRRPSPRRRSPPRRMPPPPRHRRSRSPVRRRRRSSASLSGSSSSSSSSRSRSPPKKPPKRTVSSPPRKTRRLSPSASPPRRRHRPSPPASPPPKPRRSPTPQQSNRARKSRGSVSPGRASATKHKSTEKRESPSPAPKPRKAELSESEEDKGGKMAAADSVQQRRQYRRQNQQSSSDSGSSSSSEEERPKRSNVKNGEVGRRRHRSHSRSPSPSPRKRQKESSPRMQMEKRWQSPVMKRRRRSPSPPPARRRRSPSPAPPPRRRRSPSLPRRRSPSPPPRRRSPSPRRYSPPIQRRYSPSPPPKRRTASPPPPPKRRASPSPQSKRRVSHSPPPKQRSSPAAKRRSPSISSKHRKGSPPSRSNRETRSPPQNKRHSPSPRPRASHTSASPPPPRRGASASPQRRQSPSPSTRPIRRVSRTPEPKKTKASTPSPRSARRVSSSRSASGSPEPAAKKHQGPASPPRSCSPSANWSPAKKAKSPTQSPSPARNSDQEGGGKKKKKKKDKKHKKDKKHKKHKKHKKEKAAAAAAAVAVAAPDTTSAQEEQEAETEPKKETESEPEDNLDDLEKHLREKALRSMRKAQVSPPS
- the SRRM1 gene encoding serine/arginine repetitive matrix protein 1 isoform X7 → MLFFQITGLSSCHISLQNPDSKMMQINLTGFLNGKNAREFMGELWPLLLSAQENIAGIPTAFLELKKEEIKQRQIEQEKLASMKKQDEDKEKRDKEDKDNREKRDRSRSPRRRKSRSPSPRRRSSPVRRERKRSHSRSPHHRTKSRSVTPAPEKKEATPEPEPSVKPKETVVQEATSNSDIPKAPKPEPPVPETKEASPERNSKKEREKEKEKTRQRSPSRSKSRSRSRSRSPSHSRPRRRHRSWSRRRPSPRRRPSPRRRSPPRRMPPPPRHRRSRSPVRRRRRSSASLSGSSSSSSSSRSRSPPKKPPKRTVSSPPRKTRRLSPSASPPRRRHRPSPPASPPPKPRRSPTPQQSNRARKSRGSVSPGRASATKHKSTEKRESPSPAPKPRKAELSESEEDKGGKMAAADSVQQRRQYRRQNQQSSSDSGSSSSSEEERPKRSNVKNGEVGRRRHRSHSRSPSPSPRKRQKESSPRMQMEKRWQSPVMKSRRRRSPSPPPARRRRSPSPAPPPRRRRSPSLPRRRSPSPPPRRRSPSPRRYSPPIQRRYSPSPPPKRRTASPPPPPKRRASPSPQSKRRVSHSPPPKQRSSPAAKRRSPSISSKHRKGSPPSRSNRETRSPPQNKRHSPSPRPRASHTSASPPPPRRGASASPQRRQSPSPSTRPIRRVSRTPEPKKTKASTPSPRSARRVSSSRSASGSPEPAAKKHQGPASPPRSCSPSANWSPAKKAKSPTQSPSPARNSDQEGGGKKKKKKKDKKHKKDKKHKKHKKHKKEKAAAAAAAVAVAAPDTTSAQEEQEAETEPKKETESEPEDNLDDLEKHLREKALRSMRKAQVSPPS